One region of Chitinophaga varians genomic DNA includes:
- a CDS encoding T9SS type A sorting domain-containing protein → MLIRNLLFISLLLLFPATMAGQAATWLHSDARVGIFGKDTISIFGDMVNEGDILSTSGSVVNFFGLRWRNSNNATIHDESIDGFSAAGGLFRFAQPDPALYQHITGGFSAVMNTGASFPNLSVESSPGLILDDLSDMKVVNVLDIRKGHIFLNGWNLVVGHHTPGDIRHYSPQHFIVTGGGFLYRKQIAASDGTVVFPVGTRPSSFTPAAMANKGATTDFRVGVTDSTFLDLTTGRNLLLTSVNKTWQIDASQPDAAINLWLVHGLGDEGPVYEANRNTSYLARYLPSGWDVAAQRAAPVSPNIFSTAGPDNQAAYGVRAFQHLTTTNYFTSLVAETVNSPETTTLQYFEATRSSSNADSVLLRWITGREYFCAGFTIERKYAGTPNFDSIGFVKSSAPGGISYFPVGYAGTDYQPNDKFIFYRIKVIMTDGSYFYGPVRLVKGKNAKGDITVWPNPVRGRVVHIYYGAGIHVKAIALLDVPGRRILTQEYQQPLPTRNYYELDIPTYLARGIYFLQFLDENGQTIHTEKIVLME, encoded by the coding sequence ATGCTTATCCGGAACCTGTTATTCATATCGCTTCTCTTACTATTTCCCGCCACCATGGCGGGGCAGGCAGCCACGTGGCTGCATTCCGATGCGCGGGTAGGTATCTTCGGCAAAGACACCATCAGCATCTTCGGGGATATGGTCAATGAAGGGGATATTCTTTCCACATCCGGTTCCGTGGTAAATTTCTTCGGGCTGCGCTGGCGTAACAGCAACAACGCTACGATACATGATGAAAGCATTGACGGCTTCAGCGCTGCCGGCGGACTATTCCGCTTCGCCCAACCCGATCCGGCGCTGTACCAGCACATTACCGGCGGCTTCAGCGCGGTAATGAATACAGGCGCCAGTTTCCCAAATCTCAGCGTGGAAAGCTCTCCGGGCCTGATACTCGACGATCTCAGCGATATGAAAGTGGTAAACGTGCTGGATATACGAAAAGGACATATTTTCCTCAATGGCTGGAACCTCGTGGTAGGGCACCATACACCGGGAGATATACGGCATTATTCTCCGCAGCATTTTATCGTTACCGGCGGCGGCTTCCTGTACCGTAAACAGATCGCCGCATCCGACGGTACAGTCGTATTCCCAGTGGGTACCAGGCCTTCTTCCTTTACACCTGCGGCCATGGCCAACAAAGGCGCGACCACAGATTTTCGTGTAGGCGTTACCGATAGCACCTTCCTGGACCTGACCACCGGCCGTAACTTATTACTGACAAGCGTCAACAAAACCTGGCAAATAGATGCGTCCCAACCGGATGCAGCTATCAACCTGTGGCTGGTGCACGGTTTGGGCGATGAAGGCCCGGTATATGAAGCTAACCGCAACACCAGCTACCTGGCCCGGTATCTTCCCTCCGGCTGGGACGTGGCAGCACAACGGGCCGCACCGGTATCACCGAATATCTTTTCCACTGCCGGGCCAGACAACCAGGCAGCCTACGGCGTCAGGGCATTCCAACATCTGACCACCACCAATTATTTTACCAGCCTGGTGGCGGAAACAGTCAACAGCCCGGAAACGACCACCCTGCAATACTTTGAAGCTACCCGCAGCAGCAGCAATGCTGACAGCGTGCTGCTGCGCTGGATCACCGGCCGTGAATATTTCTGCGCCGGGTTCACCATTGAACGTAAATACGCCGGCACTCCCAACTTCGACTCCATCGGCTTTGTAAAAAGCAGCGCGCCGGGCGGTATCAGCTATTTCCCCGTTGGTTACGCCGGTACTGACTATCAGCCCAATGATAAATTTATCTTCTACCGGATCAAAGTTATCATGACCGACGGCAGTTACTTCTACGGGCCTGTTCGTCTCGTAAAAGGCAAAAACGCCAAAGGCGATATCACCGTCTGGCCCAACCCGGTACGTGGCCGGGTAGTACACATCTATTATGGCGCCGGCATTCACGTGAAAGCCATCGCCCTGCTGGATGTCCCTGGCAGGCGCATCCTCACACAGGAGTACCAGCAGCCGCTGCCTACCCGCAATTACTACGAACTGGACATCCCCACTTATCTGGCGAGAGGTATCTATTTCTTACAGTTCCTGGATGAAAATGGGCAAACTATACATACAGAAAAAATCGTATTAATGGAATAA
- a CDS encoding universal stress protein, producing the protein MAEIMIAVDLSPFSEQVINTGVELAEKMQASVTLFTVIEIGIGLGLPEAGPVFTDDIPGRIKEAEDILQTYKNKYPAANINIRVTTGNPKNETLDEAHNGEHAILVVGTHGRTGLNHMLVGSTAEYIIRHARIPVLVVPYNKEEH; encoded by the coding sequence ATGGCAGAAATCATGATCGCAGTCGACCTGAGTCCATTCTCCGAACAGGTGATCAACACAGGCGTTGAGCTGGCTGAAAAAATGCAGGCTTCCGTTACGTTGTTCACCGTGATCGAAATCGGCATAGGCCTCGGCCTGCCGGAAGCTGGTCCCGTATTTACCGATGACATACCAGGCAGGATTAAAGAAGCAGAAGACATTCTTCAGACTTACAAAAACAAATACCCGGCTGCCAATATCAACATCCGTGTAACGACCGGCAATCCAAAAAACGAAACACTTGACGAGGCCCACAACGGGGAACATGCCATCCTGGTGGTTGGCACCCACGGACGCACCGGCCTCAACCACATGCTGGTAGGCAGCACGGCGGAATACATTATCCGTCACGCCCGTATACCCGTACTCGTGGTACCCTACAACAAGGAAGAACACTAA
- a CDS encoding TetR/AcrR family transcriptional regulator — MKLKDDKKYARILRAVLKLVAKKGLAGMTMGDISKEAGIATGTLYVYFDNKDALINALFAACRENSIAVSFRGYDAQQPFKPGFRHIWMNILRYRLQNFEEFIFLEQCYHSPYITAATREKARQLAEPFYALIARGQTEQLIKNVDQNLLITFIIGSMNELVKQTHYSGTALTKTRTSITFDLCWDAIKA; from the coding sequence GTGAAACTGAAAGACGATAAGAAGTATGCGCGTATTCTCAGGGCCGTGCTGAAGCTGGTGGCTAAAAAGGGACTGGCAGGCATGACCATGGGAGATATTTCCAAAGAAGCAGGCATCGCCACCGGCACCCTGTACGTATATTTCGATAACAAAGATGCGCTGATCAACGCATTATTTGCCGCCTGCCGGGAAAACTCCATTGCGGTGTCCTTCAGGGGATATGATGCGCAGCAGCCGTTCAAGCCTGGTTTCCGGCATATCTGGATGAACATACTCCGCTACCGGCTGCAGAACTTTGAAGAGTTTATTTTCCTGGAACAGTGTTACCACTCTCCCTACATCACTGCAGCCACACGGGAAAAGGCCAGACAGCTGGCGGAACCGTTTTATGCGCTGATAGCAAGAGGGCAAACGGAACAACTGATCAAAAATGTGGACCAGAACCTGCTGATCACCTTTATCATCGGCTCCATGAACGAACTGGTGAAACAAACGCACTACAGTGGTACGGCCCTTACAAAAACCCGGACAAGTATTACGTTCGATCTCTGTTGGGACGCCATCAAAGCCTGA
- a CDS encoding alpha-L-fucosidase: MKRLVLLLWTVCWYPALFAQDMPDMWTKSGGNNPAHPGLKWFTGAKFGLFIHWGLYSKLGGRWKDSSYYGSGEWIMNRAKAPAKEYAAVAKTFNPQGFNAEEWANIASEAGVKYMVITAKHHEGFSMYDSKVTDFDIVDASPYGKDPMKALSKACRDKGIRFGFYYSQFLDWHEPNGGGNSWDFKTKDKDYQQYYRTKSIPQLRELLTNYGQLGLVWFDMPGGLTPEQTKQMIDSLRLLQPNCLFSSRVGHGLGDYRDFGDSEVPPVPITGAWESIYTHNDSWGYIQHDLNFKSPKEIIQLLSNVASKGGNLMLNVGPDGDGKWPQYSIDYLKATGRWLKQYGESIYGTTYGLIPAQPWGVTTSKPGKLFLHVWEMPADRQLRVPGVDAKVKSVKILGTSTTLNFRQQPGETTVQLPVTLPDTRNTVLVMEYGGNQSDRSQLRTQTVSSQYPQAEIPTVWAIYNGAAKNKLFTWSHYFGDWKHDNLAYDMTTPEDALVFPLDIQDAGDYRIVLEYACEQASASQQGVVTLNGQQLPFLTLFTGQFDSHKPMMFIRHAIGILHVDKPGINNLTVKPVSGNQKELFRLRKVILQPVK; encoded by the coding sequence ATGAAGCGACTTGTACTGTTGTTATGGACGGTATGTTGGTATCCTGCCCTTTTTGCCCAGGATATGCCAGATATGTGGACGAAATCCGGCGGTAACAACCCTGCCCATCCGGGCCTGAAATGGTTCACCGGAGCCAAATTCGGCCTTTTTATCCACTGGGGGCTGTATTCTAAACTAGGCGGCCGCTGGAAAGACAGCAGTTACTACGGCAGCGGTGAATGGATCATGAATCGCGCAAAAGCACCGGCAAAAGAATATGCTGCCGTCGCTAAAACCTTCAACCCTCAAGGATTTAACGCAGAGGAATGGGCCAACATCGCCAGTGAAGCGGGCGTAAAATACATGGTCATCACCGCCAAACATCACGAGGGATTCAGTATGTACGATTCCAAAGTGACCGACTTCGATATCGTAGATGCGTCGCCGTATGGCAAAGATCCCATGAAAGCGCTCTCCAAAGCCTGTCGCGATAAAGGCATCCGGTTCGGCTTCTATTACTCCCAGTTCCTCGACTGGCACGAACCGAACGGTGGCGGCAACAGCTGGGACTTTAAAACCAAAGACAAGGACTACCAGCAGTATTATCGCACCAAATCCATCCCGCAACTGAGAGAACTGCTCACCAACTACGGCCAGCTGGGACTGGTGTGGTTTGACATGCCGGGAGGGCTCACCCCGGAGCAGACCAAACAGATGATTGACAGCCTGCGCCTGCTGCAGCCCAATTGCCTGTTCAGCAGCAGGGTAGGCCATGGCCTCGGTGATTACCGCGATTTTGGGGATTCTGAAGTGCCTCCGGTGCCTATCACCGGCGCATGGGAATCTATCTATACCCACAACGATTCCTGGGGATACATTCAACATGACCTCAACTTTAAATCTCCCAAAGAAATTATACAACTGCTTTCCAATGTAGCCTCCAAAGGAGGTAACCTGATGCTCAACGTAGGACCGGACGGCGATGGCAAATGGCCGCAGTACTCCATCGACTATCTGAAAGCTACCGGCAGATGGTTAAAACAATATGGTGAAAGTATCTATGGTACTACCTATGGACTTATCCCTGCGCAGCCCTGGGGCGTTACGACCAGCAAACCCGGCAAACTGTTCCTCCATGTATGGGAAATGCCGGCCGATCGCCAGCTGCGGGTGCCCGGCGTGGACGCAAAGGTGAAGTCCGTTAAAATACTGGGCACTAGTACAACACTCAACTTCCGGCAACAACCAGGGGAAACCACTGTGCAACTGCCTGTAACGCTGCCGGATACACGTAATACCGTATTGGTGATGGAATACGGCGGCAATCAGTCAGACCGCTCCCAACTGCGCACACAAACCGTCAGCAGCCAATACCCACAGGCCGAAATACCCACTGTATGGGCTATCTATAACGGCGCTGCCAAAAACAAACTGTTTACATGGTCACACTATTTCGGCGACTGGAAACATGACAACCTCGCCTATGATATGACCACACCGGAAGATGCACTTGTGTTTCCGCTAGACATACAGGACGCGGGAGATTACAGGATCGTCCTGGAATATGCCTGCGAACAGGCCAGCGCTTCACAGCAGGGCGTAGTAACGCTCAATGGCCAGCAGCTGCCTTTCCTGACACTGTTTACCGGTCAGTTCGACAGCCATAAGCCTATGATGTTTATCCGGCACGCCATCGGTATCCTGCACGTGGACAAGCCGGGGATCAACAACCTGACCGTAAAACCAGTGTCAGGCAATCAAAAGGAATTGTTCCGGTTGCGCAAGGTCATCCTTCAACCGGTGAAATAA
- a CDS encoding alpha-galactosidase encodes MKKTMPLLLTAGLYATLATAQTKMPARDWLVDPKGYTATATEKGKEIVLSNGLLSRSFRTAPNVICTDFRNLVSGEQLLRAVKPEARLFINGRAYQVGGAAGQRQQAYLLPGWLGNLQAGDHDFVYAGHQITDLQPVLDWKANRWCSNPRQATGKAVIFTYKAQAPELQGVAVKVHYEVFDGIPLLAKWLEVTNGSGQTLKLDQVVNEILATPEEESTVVGSPDKIKTPHGIYVESNYTFNNSMTASLSDQTTHWKTDSTYTSQVNYDLQTPCLLEVHPKVAVGITMAAGEHFESIRTYELLLDSYDRERNGLAKRRMYRIVAPWTTENPIFMHLVSTDPVKVKNIIDQCAATGYEGVILSFGSGLNMEDTSAANIAKYKALADYAHSKKVMLGGYSLFSSRRISDEDDVINPATGKPGGAFFGNAPCLGSKWGLGYLDKLKHFITATGFDIFENDGPYPGDVCASATHPGHSGKDDSQWKQMQLQKGLYHFLNAKGVYINAPDWYFMDGTNKIGLGYREVNFSLPREEQLILNRQNIFDGTWEKTPSMSWGFVPLSEYHGGGADATLEPLKDHLGTYEQLMMQYYGAGIQACYRGPRLYDTDATRQLVQQVIGWYKKYRDILNTDVIHLRRADGRDWDGIMHVSSVLPQKAMVMLYNPTTAPVTREVALPLYYTGLTQTVKIREKEGALKTYSLDRQYTAHVKVTIPASGYTWLVAE; translated from the coding sequence ATGAAAAAAACGATGCCCCTGCTATTGACAGCAGGCTTGTACGCCACGCTGGCAACGGCACAGACAAAGATGCCGGCCCGCGACTGGCTGGTGGACCCGAAAGGGTATACCGCTACCGCCACGGAAAAGGGAAAAGAAATAGTGCTCAGTAATGGTTTGCTGAGCCGCAGTTTTCGTACTGCCCCCAACGTTATTTGTACCGATTTCCGCAACCTGGTGAGCGGAGAACAGCTGCTGCGTGCCGTAAAACCTGAAGCCCGCCTTTTTATCAATGGTCGCGCATACCAGGTAGGAGGCGCTGCCGGTCAACGCCAGCAGGCCTATCTGTTGCCCGGATGGCTCGGCAACCTGCAGGCCGGTGACCATGATTTTGTATATGCCGGCCATCAGATTACTGACCTGCAACCTGTGCTTGACTGGAAAGCCAACCGCTGGTGTTCCAATCCCCGTCAGGCTACCGGCAAAGCCGTGATCTTTACCTACAAAGCACAGGCGCCGGAGCTACAGGGCGTTGCTGTAAAAGTGCATTACGAAGTTTTTGATGGTATCCCGCTGCTGGCCAAGTGGCTGGAGGTGACTAACGGTAGCGGGCAAACGTTGAAGCTGGACCAGGTTGTCAATGAAATACTGGCCACGCCGGAAGAAGAGTCAACAGTTGTAGGAAGCCCGGACAAGATAAAGACGCCGCATGGCATTTACGTGGAAAGCAACTATACGTTCAATAACTCCATGACCGCTTCGCTCAGCGATCAGACCACACACTGGAAAACGGACAGCACCTATACCTCACAGGTGAACTACGATTTACAGACACCCTGTTTGCTGGAAGTACATCCCAAAGTGGCGGTAGGTATTACAATGGCCGCAGGGGAACATTTTGAATCCATCCGTACGTACGAACTGCTGCTCGACAGTTATGACAGGGAACGTAACGGGCTGGCCAAACGCCGCATGTACCGGATAGTGGCGCCGTGGACCACAGAAAATCCCATATTCATGCATTTGGTCAGTACTGACCCGGTGAAGGTGAAGAATATCATCGATCAATGTGCGGCTACCGGCTACGAAGGTGTGATCCTCAGCTTCGGCAGCGGCCTCAATATGGAAGACACCAGCGCAGCCAATATCGCCAAATATAAAGCCCTGGCTGATTATGCCCATAGTAAAAAAGTGATGCTGGGCGGTTACTCCCTGTTTTCGAGCAGGCGTATCAGTGATGAAGACGATGTGATCAATCCTGCTACCGGCAAACCCGGTGGCGCTTTCTTCGGCAACGCCCCTTGCCTGGGCAGTAAATGGGGCCTGGGCTACCTGGATAAACTGAAACATTTCATTACCGCCACCGGCTTCGACATTTTCGAAAATGACGGGCCTTACCCCGGTGATGTCTGTGCTTCTGCCACGCATCCGGGGCATAGTGGCAAAGACGATTCCCAGTGGAAACAAATGCAGCTGCAAAAAGGGCTGTACCATTTCCTGAATGCCAAAGGCGTGTACATCAATGCGCCTGACTGGTACTTTATGGACGGCACCAATAAAATCGGTTTGGGCTACCGCGAAGTGAATTTCTCACTGCCAAGGGAAGAACAACTGATCCTCAACCGGCAGAATATTTTCGATGGTACCTGGGAAAAAACACCTTCCATGAGCTGGGGCTTTGTGCCGCTGAGCGAATACCATGGCGGTGGCGCTGATGCTACGCTGGAGCCGTTGAAAGACCATCTCGGCACTTATGAGCAACTAATGATGCAATACTATGGCGCCGGCATACAGGCATGTTACCGCGGACCGCGGTTGTATGATACCGATGCCACACGTCAACTGGTGCAGCAGGTGATAGGCTGGTACAAAAAATACCGGGATATCCTTAATACCGACGTGATACACCTGCGCCGTGCCGATGGCCGTGACTGGGATGGTATTATGCATGTCAGTTCCGTCTTGCCACAGAAAGCCATGGTGATGCTCTATAATCCCACCACCGCGCCGGTTACCCGGGAAGTGGCGCTGCCGCTGTATTATACCGGGCTTACACAAACAGTGAAAATAAGAGAGAAAGAAGGTGCTTTAAAAACGTATAGCCTTGACCGTCAGTATACCGCACATGTGAAAGTGACTATCCCGGCGTCCGGGTATACCTGGCTGGTAGCAGAGTAA
- a CDS encoding alpha-L-fucosidase: MKKLTFAVITLLCCLQVQVQAQQKKLFNETPEQTEKRLSWWLHDRFGMFIHWGLYSLPARHEWIKNYERITDSAYQKYFDNFDPDLYNPREWARMAKAAGMKYAVITTKHHEGFCLFDSKYTDYKATKTAAKKDLIREWVDAFRAEGLKVGFYYSLIDWHHPDFTIDRVHPQRVNDPKEYERLNKGRDMEKYRTYLFNQVRELMTNYGKVDILWTDFSYPGANGKDHNDWNSVELIKMVRKLQPGIIINDRLDLGEYDDGGDFATPEQYKVSEWPTRNGKRIHWETCQTFSGSWGYYRDETSWKDNKQLLVLLIESVSKGGNLLLNVGPTSRGLFDARAQERLQGMGAWMKVNGRSIYGCTEAPAGIQRPDNTLLTYNPDTKRLYVHLLDYPLQRIELPGLKGKVKYAQFLHDGSELKMKETDKGALAIDVPVRKPDVEIPVIELMLE; this comes from the coding sequence ATGAAGAAACTGACATTCGCCGTTATTACGCTGCTGTGTTGTCTGCAGGTACAGGTGCAGGCGCAACAGAAGAAACTTTTCAACGAAACGCCGGAGCAAACAGAAAAGCGCCTGTCCTGGTGGTTGCACGATCGCTTCGGCATGTTTATACACTGGGGCCTGTATTCCCTGCCAGCCCGCCATGAGTGGATTAAAAACTATGAGCGCATCACAGACAGCGCTTATCAGAAGTATTTCGACAACTTCGATCCTGACCTGTATAATCCGCGTGAGTGGGCCCGCATGGCCAAAGCCGCCGGTATGAAGTATGCCGTGATCACGACCAAGCACCATGAAGGTTTCTGTCTCTTTGATTCCAAATACACCGATTATAAAGCGACAAAGACAGCTGCCAAAAAGGACCTGATCAGGGAATGGGTGGACGCTTTCAGGGCAGAAGGACTGAAGGTCGGGTTTTATTATTCGCTGATTGACTGGCATCATCCGGACTTTACCATCGACAGGGTGCATCCGCAGCGTGTCAATGATCCGAAGGAATACGAAAGGCTCAATAAAGGCCGTGACATGGAAAAGTACCGTACCTATCTGTTTAACCAGGTACGGGAGCTGATGACCAACTACGGAAAGGTTGATATCCTGTGGACAGACTTCTCTTATCCGGGTGCGAATGGAAAGGACCATAACGACTGGAATTCGGTGGAGCTGATCAAAATGGTGCGTAAGCTGCAACCGGGCATTATTATCAATGACAGGCTGGACCTCGGTGAATATGATGATGGCGGCGATTTTGCGACGCCGGAGCAATACAAGGTGTCTGAGTGGCCTACCCGTAACGGCAAGCGGATACATTGGGAAACCTGTCAGACTTTCTCCGGCTCCTGGGGATATTACCGCGATGAGACTTCCTGGAAGGACAATAAACAGTTGCTGGTGTTGCTGATAGAATCTGTCAGCAAAGGCGGCAACCTGTTGCTCAATGTAGGACCTACTTCCCGCGGCCTGTTCGATGCCCGTGCGCAGGAGCGCCTGCAGGGCATGGGCGCCTGGATGAAGGTCAACGGACGTTCCATCTATGGTTGTACAGAGGCGCCTGCCGGTATTCAACGGCCGGATAATACCCTGCTTACCTATAATCCCGACACAAAAAGATTGTATGTGCACCTGCTCGATTATCCGTTACAACGCATAGAGCTGCCGGGACTGAAAGGCAAGGTAAAATATGCGCAGTTCCTGCATGACGGATCTGAACTGAAAATGAAAGAAACCGATAAAGGCGCATTGGCCATAGATGTGCCGGTACGTAAGCCGGACGTGGAAATTCCGGTAATCGAGCTGATGCTGGAGTAG
- a CDS encoding response regulator transcription factor, which produces MKKVGPINAGHLGEGEIYEVTALHSESTNMLQQLAKDICNLVFMDIEIPGLTAIEAASIVKAAYPDINVILLTLNEKGKSLTEMPVREEGFEADHIPPVSLTEFISQVYETALQSNMVAVNKVLAFFRKERGSTHDPYGLSPREREILRCLVNGDTYKQIAEHCHISVGTVRSHIMNIYRKLDVNSRSNAIVKAMKERLV; this is translated from the coding sequence ATGAAAAAAGTGGGGCCTATAAATGCTGGTCATTTAGGAGAAGGGGAGATTTATGAAGTGACGGCATTGCATAGCGAATCAACGAACATGTTACAACAATTAGCTAAAGATATCTGTAACCTTGTTTTTATGGATATAGAGATACCTGGATTGACTGCAATTGAGGCTGCCAGTATTGTAAAAGCTGCGTATCCCGACATAAACGTGATTTTGCTGACTTTAAATGAGAAAGGTAAATCCCTGACCGAAATGCCCGTCCGGGAGGAAGGGTTTGAGGCGGACCATATACCGCCCGTGTCTTTGACCGAGTTCATTTCTCAAGTCTACGAAACAGCGCTGCAATCTAATATGGTGGCAGTAAACAAGGTATTGGCGTTTTTCCGGAAAGAACGCGGAAGTACTCATGATCCTTATGGATTATCACCCCGTGAAAGAGAAATCCTGCGTTGCCTGGTCAATGGTGATACTTACAAGCAGATCGCCGAACACTGTCATATCAGTGTGGGAACGGTCCGCTCGCATATCATGAACATCTACCGTAAACTTGACGTGAATTCCCGTTCCAATGCCATCGTGAAAGCCATGAAAGAACGGCTGGTATGA